The Plectropomus leopardus isolate mb unplaced genomic scaffold, YSFRI_Pleo_2.0 unplaced_scaffold16446, whole genome shotgun sequence DNA segment TAAAGTTATGTactataacaaaaaaatatactaaataaattaaaattaatattaatcatttgtaacaattttttacaggggaaaaaaaaaccttgtccGTGTCAGTGAAGCCGTCTGTCATTGGCTCTTGAGTTTCCGTGACGACGCTCTCTGATCCCTCCAGGAGACTCGTGGCATCGAGGCGTTCGTCTTGGCTCCGCCCCTCTGCCTCCACAaccagctgtgattggctgagaggaTCTGATGAGGTGGAGTCAGAGGTGACGGTCTGGATGATGACGCCGTCGCTCGAGCAGAGGCCGTCCGTCTGaggaggtaaacacacacacacacacacacacacacacacacacacacacactcactgtgaGGTGTACAGTGAAGATGGTGCAGGACTGAAAACACACCGTCTCAAACACTGACCGACAGGCTGTGAAGGATGATGTGTTCATGCGATGAGGGGGAGGAGCCCGTCGTCAGGGTAACCGTGCTGTTATTGGCTAAGCTGAGCGGAAGGCCCTGACTGGTGGAGAGGCTGAGCGGAAGGCCCTGATTGGACGTCGTCTGGAGGTAGTAGGTCCCCGGGGTGCCGGTGGGCTGCAGGTGGAacgactgagaaaaaaaattagtt contains these protein-coding regions:
- the LOC121964628 gene encoding cyclin-D-binding Myb-like transcription factor 1 — translated: LLKGLQELMASSQTASGPGSPSSSSIQIRLTRLEESSGSPAPSSVAALQIPVQIPLQITHLASDSSAAASDSETITLNTGALQTFEILPSFHLQPTGTPGTYYLQTTSNQGLPLSLSTSQGLPLSLANNSTVTLTTGSSPSSHEHIILHSLSTDGLCSSDGVIIQTVTSDSTSSDPLSQSQLVVEAEGRSQDERLDATSLLEGSESVVTETQEPMTDGFTDTDKVFFSP